The Synechococcus sp. RS9916 DNA segment GGGAACCTAAAGGTTGGGGTGCCATTGCCCGTCAGACCATCGGCATGGCTCTGCTGAAGAGTCCGGTGCTGCAGCGTCTGCTGTTCGAGAACATGCGCCGCCCGGCCACCGTTCGACGCACCCTCAATCAGGTGTATGTCGATCGCACCAATGTGGATGAGGAACTGGTGGAGGCGATCCTTCTCCCATCCCGTGATCCCGGCGCCTTTGGCGTGTTCCGCACTGTGTTCGACATTCCCCGCGGGCAACCCCTCGATGAATTGTTCGCGGATTTGACTGCTCCTCTGCTGTTGCTCTGGGGAATTCGCGACCCCTGGATCAATGCGGCGGGCCGGCGCGCCAGTTTTCAACGTCATGCACCGGAGGCGACGACGGAAGTGGTGCTGGAGGCGGGCCATTGCCCCCACGATGAGGTGCCGGAGCAGGTGAATGCTGCCCTGCTGGAGTGGCTCAAAACCTTGGAACAGTGGGCATGACTGTGAGTGATCGATCGGTGTTGGCTGCACGACAGCCGGTCCTCGGTCAGCTCGTTACGGTCGCGCCACACTTGGACTGCCCAAGCCGATGGCCATGACGCTCATTCAGCAGTCCGCGCCCTACCCCCACTGGGAATTTGTTCACCCCAGCAGTGGCGATCGCTTGCGGGTGGTGCCTGAGCGTGGCGGGCTGGTGACGGAGTGGAGCTGTGGTGGCCGCGAGTGGCTGTATTTCGATCGAGAGCGCTATGCCAATCCCGCCAACAGCATTCGCGGCGGGATCCCTGTGCTGTTCCCAATTTGCGGCAATCTCCCCGGTGATGTGTTGCCGGTGAATGGGGTTGATCACACCCTCAAGCAACACGGTTTTGCCCGCGATCTGCCTTGGCAACTGCAGCTGCTCGAGGATCAGAGCGGTATCCAGCTCAGCCTGACGGACACCGCCCAGACCCGTGAGGCCTTCCCGTTCCCTTTCCGCGTGGTGATGGCGGTGCGGCCGCTGGCGCAGGCCCTGGAGATTCGCACCACCATCAGCCACACCGGTGACGGTGCGGTGGCCATGCCGTTCAGCTTTGGTCTGCACCCTTACTTCACCATCAGCGATCTGAGCCGCACCCGTCTGGAGGGCCTCGCACCCCGTTGCCTCAATCACCTGGAGATGGCGGAGACCGACACCGCCGGGCAGCTGGAGCGATTGGCCCAGGGGGTGGATCTGCTGAGTCGCCCCTCCGGCCCCGTGACCCTGGTGGATGATCTGGCTGGCACCCGGGTTCAGCTCGACCATCCGGCACCGATGGATCTCACCGTGGTCTGGACCGAGCCGCCCCGCGCCATGGTGTGCCTGGAGCCTTGGACGGGTCCGCGTCAGTCCCTGATCAGTGGCGACCGCAAGCTGGAGCTGGCGGCCGGAGAGAGCCTCGAGCTCTGCTGCACCTATCGGGTTAGTCAGGGCTGATTCTTCCCGGTCAGCCGTTATCCGTAGGGATGGGCGACCCCAGGAAGCCGACCGCGGTTGAGTTGCTGCAGGGGGTCGAACTGGCGCTTCACCGCCTCGATCAGCGGCCTGGATGGAGCATCCGTCCAGGCGTCAATCGCCTTGGTGCTTGCCGAGGGTTGTCGCAGCACACTCAGCCTGCCCCCCAGGGTCTCGACGCGCTGACGCAAGCTCTTCAGCTGATCGCATCGGGTTGCCCCGTCCGTCGGGACCCAGCCATCACCACTGCCGGCGG contains these protein-coding regions:
- a CDS encoding alpha/beta fold hydrolase; this encodes MPQTVCEPWEHLGAFVHCLHCAPTDPAAAALAKERPALLLVHGFGASTDHWRHNIPVLARTHEVHALDLLGFGRSAKPAGLTYGGALWRDQLVAYVKERIGRPIVIAGNSLGGFAALAAGAALGNDCAGVVLLNAAGPFSDEQREPKGWGAIARQTIGMALLKSPVLQRLLFENMRRPATVRRTLNQVYVDRTNVDEELVEAILLPSRDPGAFGVFRTVFDIPRGQPLDELFADLTAPLLLLWGIRDPWINAAGRRASFQRHAPEATTEVVLEAGHCPHDEVPEQVNAALLEWLKTLEQWA
- a CDS encoding galactose mutarotase, whose protein sequence is MAMTLIQQSAPYPHWEFVHPSSGDRLRVVPERGGLVTEWSCGGREWLYFDRERYANPANSIRGGIPVLFPICGNLPGDVLPVNGVDHTLKQHGFARDLPWQLQLLEDQSGIQLSLTDTAQTREAFPFPFRVVMAVRPLAQALEIRTTISHTGDGAVAMPFSFGLHPYFTISDLSRTRLEGLAPRCLNHLEMAETDTAGQLERLAQGVDLLSRPSGPVTLVDDLAGTRVQLDHPAPMDLTVVWTEPPRAMVCLEPWTGPRQSLISGDRKLELAAGESLELCCTYRVSQG